The Stigmatella aurantiaca DW4/3-1 genome contains the following window.
TTGAAACGGCCGGGCGCTTCACCTCCTGGCCGCTTTGTATCGTCCACGAGGCTACGGGCTCAGGGCCGCCTTCATCGCCGCGACCAGCGAACCCTGGGCATCGTCGCTGCTCAAGTCCCAGAACATGGCGCCCGCCAACTGCTGGGTGTTGATGTATTGCCCCTTCACACCGACCGAGACGGGATCGTCATAGCTCACCCAGAGCCCCGTGGCGGAGTTGTAGAGGTAGGGCACCTGCGCCTCCGGGTGGCGGCGTTTCACCCCCAAGGGCTCCAAGACATTCTTGATGTAGTAGTAATCGAACATGCCCGAGTTGCCGGTCACGTCCCAATTCCCCCGGGCCGGGCCGGCGGTGGACTGGTAAAGCCCATCGCCCAGGGCCCCGGCCTGGGTGCCTTGCCAGCCCCGGCCGTAGAAAGGAATCCCCAGCACGAGTTTGCCCGGAGGAACGCCCGCGGCCAGGTGCCCCTGAATCGCCTCGTGCGTGCTGTCGCGCCGGGCTTTTGCTGGGTTGGAGGCCTGATTGTAGAGCGCCGCGTGGAAATTCGTGGCTGGATCCCACCCTCCGTGCATGTCGTACGTCATCACGGTGATGAAATCGAGATACGTGGGAATGACGTTGAGCTGAATCTTCGAGAACACCTCCTCGGATGAACCCGAGGCCATGGTCAACAAGAGCCCGGGCCGGACGGCATCGAGCTGGCGGCGGAACTCAGCCAACATCTCGGTGAAGTTCACCGTGTCCTCGGGGCGCCCCGGCTGGCCGCCCCAGTTCACCGCGGGAAACTCCCAGTCCACGTCGATGCCATCGAAGAGGCCTGCCGCCAACCCGGCCCCCCCCGGCAGGTTTCCACGGATATAGAGGTCAACGCAGGACTGGACGAAGATTCGCCGCTTCTCCGCCGTGCTGACCGCATCGGAGAAACCCGTCGACCACTCCGCCCCCCCCAGGGAGATCAACACCTTGAGATGAGGGTACTTCGCCTTGAGCTTCTTGAGCTGGTTGAAGTTCCCCCGGAGCGGCTGACCGGCATCCGCCACCCCATCCACGCTCATCGCCGCCGTGTGCGACCAGGTGTAGTCCGCCTCGGGGTTTCCCGCCGAGATGTCACACCGGCCATTCACCACCCGGCCAAAGGCATAGTTCACGTGGGTCAGCTTCGCGGCCGCCCCACTGACGTCCAGGCTCTTCGCATAGAACTGCCTTTGATAGAGTCCCCAACTGACGAAATAGCCCACCAGGTGCTTGGGCGCCGCCAGCGGCTCGGTGCTCACCGTGAGCGGCGCGCTGGCGGCGGAACGGTTGCCCACGGCGTCGCGCGCCTTCACGGTAAAGACATAGGCCGTGCCCGGTTGAAGCCCCCCCACGCTCACGCTGGTGCCCGAAGGGGTGGCAACGGCGGTGCCAGCGCTGTTCTGAAACACTTCATAGCCGGTGACGCCGACATTGTCGGAGGCGGCCTGCCATGTCAGCTCGACGCTGCGCGCCGTCTTGCTCACGACGCTCAATCCCTGCACCGTCGAGGGCGGCTGCGTATCGGTAGGAGGCTGGGGCGGCGGGGGGCTTCCCGAGCCCGGCGTGCCATTGAGCGTGTAATTGAACGGCGTCCCGGCCGTGCCCCCATGGTGGCCACAGAAAGAGAAGGAGACCGTCCCCCCCACGGGCACCGGGCCATTCCACCCCTGGTCCCTGACGGTCTGGAGTTGCCCCTGGGCGGACCACTGACCATTGTACAAGGACGTGATGCCCATTCCCGGGGGGAGCTCGAACGTCACCGTCCATTGGGACAGGGCTGCCCCGGTGGTATTGGTCAAGCGAAGCTGCGCGCAGTAGCCCGTGGACCAGACCGATGTCGTCTGGAACGTGAAAACGCCCCCCGTTAATTCCTGGGAATGCATCGAAAAAGACGTGGGGGTCTCTTCCACCAGGGAAACATCCCCCGTGCACGC
Protein-coding sequences here:
- a CDS encoding glycosyl hydrolase family 18 protein, which gives rise to MAAMVLSLPERQLVRAAFLPLLLLGLGLGSGPACTGDVSLVEETPTSFSMHSQELTGGVFTFQTTSVWSTGYCAQLRLTNTTGAALSQWTVTFELPPGMGITSLYNGQWSAQGQLQTVRDQGWNGPVPVGGTVSFSFCGHHGGTAGTPFNYTLNGTPGSGSPPPPQPPTDTQPPSTVQGLSVVSKTARSVELTWQAASDNVGVTGYEVFQNSAGTAVATPSGTSVSVGGLQPGTAYVFTVKARDAVGNRSAASAPLTVSTEPLAAPKHLVGYFVSWGLYQRQFYAKSLDVSGAAAKLTHVNYAFGRVVNGRCDISAGNPEADYTWSHTAAMSVDGVADAGQPLRGNFNQLKKLKAKYPHLKVLISLGGAEWSTGFSDAVSTAEKRRIFVQSCVDLYIRGNLPGGAGLAAGLFDGIDVDWEFPAVNWGGQPGRPEDTVNFTEMLAEFRRQLDAVRPGLLLTMASGSSEEVFSKIQLNVIPTYLDFITVMTYDMHGGWDPATNFHAALYNQASNPAKARRDSTHEAIQGHLAAGVPPGKLVLGIPFYGRGWQGTQAGALGDGLYQSTAGPARGNWDVTGNSGMFDYYYIKNVLEPLGVKRRHPEAQVPYLYNSATGLWVSYDDPVSVGVKGQYINTQQLAGAMFWDLSSDDAQGSLVAAMKAALSP